A portion of the Limosilactobacillus reuteri genome contains these proteins:
- the yajC gene encoding preprotein translocase subunit YajC, which yields MNSLSSFVLGAASSNNASGYSGIILIILMVALMYFFMIRPQQKQRKEHQEMMNELHPGDEVVTIGRMHGKIDSINKADRTVTLDCEGIYLTFDMVAIARVIKRADVPASEASQDNKAVASSAADSSVDASADSAASESASVASASDEQKDSEEK from the coding sequence GTGAATAGTTTGAGTAGTTTTGTTCTTGGTGCTGCTTCATCTAATAATGCAAGTGGTTACTCAGGAATTATTTTAATCATCTTAATGGTAGCATTAATGTACTTCTTTATGATTCGCCCACAACAAAAGCAACGTAAAGAACACCAAGAGATGATGAATGAATTACACCCAGGTGATGAAGTTGTTACGATTGGCCGGATGCATGGTAAGATTGATTCAATCAATAAGGCTGACCGGACAGTTACTTTAGATTGTGAAGGGATCTACCTTACTTTTGATATGGTGGCAATTGCCCGTGTTATCAAACGAGCAGATGTACCAGCTAGTGAAGCTTCCCAAGATAATAAAGCTGTTGCTAGTTCTGCAGCTGACAGTTCTGTAGATGCTTCAGCAGATAGCGCTGCTAGTGAGTCTGCATCTGTAGCGAGTGCTAGCGATGAACAAAAAGACAGCGAAGAAAAGTAA
- a CDS encoding tRNA guanosine(34) transglycosylase Tgt, protein MSKLEFTINQSDGQARTGILQINGRQIETPALVASGDELAKLSPNQLNQAGVCAVKTSGLKRWLKYGSMTEKLGDLHQLFQWDGLLFVDLGTEEAYHLAKPRGEKHDGVRFHDPVTGQLKFWQPETALQVQEALGADIFQSFDQATDYYAPVDDLKVGVRQTNDWLSVVKPQKGQALGSIVGGGLKDLRTASIKAVDEAGLSGYRLSGIPSSLDDQEFSRIINEITPKLEEEKLRYLPAALSFDQLIEAILAGVDLIDSNLAAKKAANGIALVNHGATVLHLDRQHFSFDSQVLDRQCACATCRAGYSRALLHSLITNQSFYGEQLLLQHNLFTLNKLMSSLRQAIKNHQTKKFVQELLQNQ, encoded by the coding sequence ATGAGTAAGTTAGAATTTACAATTAATCAAAGTGATGGCCAAGCACGAACCGGAATTTTGCAGATTAATGGACGACAAATTGAAACACCGGCTTTGGTTGCCAGTGGAGATGAATTAGCAAAGTTATCACCCAACCAGCTTAATCAGGCTGGTGTATGCGCAGTTAAGACAAGTGGATTAAAGCGTTGGCTAAAATATGGTTCGATGACTGAAAAATTAGGAGACCTCCACCAACTTTTTCAGTGGGATGGCCTTTTATTTGTGGACTTAGGAACTGAGGAGGCCTATCATTTAGCAAAGCCACGCGGGGAAAAACATGATGGCGTTCGTTTTCATGATCCGGTAACGGGACAACTAAAATTCTGGCAACCAGAAACTGCTCTTCAAGTTCAAGAAGCGCTCGGGGCTGATATTTTTCAAAGCTTTGACCAAGCAACAGATTATTATGCGCCAGTTGATGATTTAAAAGTAGGGGTAAGACAAACTAATGACTGGTTATCTGTTGTTAAGCCCCAAAAAGGACAAGCCCTTGGTTCAATTGTTGGTGGCGGCTTAAAAGATTTGCGGACAGCCAGTATTAAGGCGGTCGATGAGGCTGGGTTAAGCGGCTATCGTTTGAGTGGGATCCCTAGCAGCTTAGATGATCAAGAGTTTAGTCGAATCATTAATGAAATTACGCCTAAACTAGAAGAGGAAAAACTGCGCTACCTCCCTGCTGCACTTTCTTTTGACCAGCTGATAGAGGCAATTTTAGCAGGAGTTGATTTAATTGATAGTAATCTAGCAGCTAAAAAAGCGGCTAATGGGATTGCATTAGTTAATCACGGAGCGACAGTTCTTCATCTTGATCGTCAACATTTTAGCTTCGATTCACAAGTGCTTGATCGTCAATGTGCGTGTGCAACTTGTCGCGCGGGCTATTCAAGAGCATTGCTCCATAGCTTAATTACCAATCAAAGTTTTTACGGTGAACAACTTTTGCTGCAGCATAATCTGTTTACCCTCAATAAATTAATGAGTAGTCTCCGACAAGCAATTAAAAATCATCAAACAAAAAAATTTGTTCAAGAATTATTGCAGAATCAATAG
- the ruvA gene encoding Holliday junction branch migration protein RuvA yields the protein MYEYLTGLVTVVAPQYIVVDVNGVGYKLLVANPYRYQEDRTKKVQVYVYQAVREDNISLFGFTDQNEKKLFMQLINVSGIGPKSALAILANPDHQGLVDAITNNNVSYLTKFPGIGKKTASQIVLDLRDKLTNESSSSLFATTQLTVDATVNRELKDALEALASLGYKERDIKKVQKTLMKEEQMATDEYLRQALRLLN from the coding sequence TTGTACGAATACTTAACAGGCCTTGTAACCGTTGTTGCACCACAATATATCGTTGTTGATGTTAATGGGGTTGGCTATAAATTATTAGTGGCTAACCCCTATCGTTATCAAGAGGATCGGACTAAGAAGGTCCAAGTATATGTTTACCAAGCAGTTCGTGAAGATAATATTTCCTTGTTTGGCTTCACAGATCAAAATGAAAAAAAACTATTTATGCAATTAATCAATGTTTCTGGAATTGGGCCAAAGAGTGCTTTAGCAATTTTAGCAAACCCTGATCATCAGGGACTTGTTGATGCAATTACTAATAATAATGTTAGCTATTTAACTAAGTTCCCAGGAATCGGGAAAAAGACAGCTTCGCAAATTGTGTTAGACTTACGTGATAAGCTCACTAATGAAAGCAGCAGCTCATTATTTGCAACAACTCAGCTTACCGTTGATGCAACAGTAAATCGTGAGTTGAAAGATGCTTTGGAAGCATTGGCCTCATTAGGATACAAGGAACGGGACATTAAAAAGGTTCAAAAGACATTAATGAAAGAAGAACAAATGGCAACTGATGAATACTTAAGACAAGCATTAAGGTTGCTTAACTAG
- the ruvB gene encoding Holliday junction branch migration DNA helicase RuvB, protein MENDHGILSDHPSGEEESQVEITLRPQKLREYIGQPKIKHELEVYIKAAQSREEALDHVLLYGPPGLGKTTLAMVIANEMGVNIKTTSGPAIEKPGDLVALLNELKPGDVLFVDEIHRLPKVVEEMLYSAMEDYYIDIVIGEGPTAHPVHFPLPPFTLIGATTRAGMLSAPLRDRFGIVEHMNYYTQDELTKIIFRSAKIFHTSIQNEGAHELSLRSRGTPRIANRLLKRVRDFAQVAGKQSIDSAIVKQALSLLQVDDRGLDEIDRKMLLTMINFYHGGPVGLKTIAANIGEETNTIEEMYEPYLLQIGFISRTPRGRLVTPTAYEHLGIEYPTDKN, encoded by the coding sequence GTGGAAAATGATCATGGTATTTTATCAGATCACCCATCAGGAGAAGAAGAAAGCCAAGTGGAGATAACTCTTCGACCACAGAAACTAAGGGAATATATTGGTCAACCTAAAATCAAGCACGAACTAGAAGTATATATTAAGGCGGCCCAATCCCGGGAAGAAGCCCTTGACCATGTATTGTTATATGGTCCTCCAGGATTAGGAAAGACAACTTTAGCGATGGTAATAGCTAATGAGATGGGTGTTAATATCAAAACAACTAGTGGACCGGCGATCGAAAAGCCAGGAGATTTGGTTGCTTTATTGAATGAGCTGAAACCGGGGGATGTCCTTTTTGTTGATGAAATCCACCGGTTACCCAAAGTCGTGGAAGAAATGCTTTATTCAGCGATGGAAGATTACTATATTGATATTGTTATTGGTGAGGGACCAACTGCGCACCCCGTTCATTTTCCCCTTCCGCCATTTACATTAATTGGGGCAACGACACGGGCCGGAATGTTATCGGCACCATTACGTGATCGTTTCGGGATCGTTGAACACATGAACTACTATACTCAAGATGAACTGACAAAAATTATTTTTCGTTCTGCCAAGATTTTCCATACTAGTATTCAAAATGAAGGGGCCCATGAACTATCTCTTCGTTCACGTGGTACGCCGCGAATCGCAAACCGCCTTTTAAAACGGGTGCGTGATTTTGCCCAGGTAGCAGGGAAACAAAGCATTGATTCAGCAATTGTTAAGCAAGCATTATCGCTGCTCCAAGTTGATGATCGGGGCTTAGATGAGATTGATCGGAAAATGTTGTTAACGATGATCAATTTCTACCATGGAGGTCCAGTGGGATTAAAAACAATTGCAGCAAATATTGGTGAAGAAACTAATACGATTGAAGAAATGTATGAACCATATTTGTTACAGATCGGCTTTATTAGCCGTACTCCTCGCGGCCGGTTAGTGACACCGACAGCATATGAACATTTAGGGATTGAATATCCAACTGATAAAAATTGA